The Candidatus Margulisiibacteriota bacterium genome segment CTTGTATTTGCAGTATTTCGTATATTTGTAGAGTAAAACCCTGCAAAAAAATCAATTTTATGATAGGCAAATTACCAGAAAAAGGTCAGCGAGAATTATTTCGTCCAATGTTGGAAGATTTTATTGACATGAAGCATGAGTTGGCATTATTGTCAAAAAAGATCGATTGGTCTTATTTTGAACGAGAGTTTTCAGTTTATTATTCAGACAAAGGAGCACCCAGCGTACCCATACGACTGATGGTAGGTTGTTTGATATTGAAGCACTTGTACAATCTGGGGGATGAACGTATACCGGAATACTGGGTTAGAGATGTTTATTTTCAGTATTTCTGTGGCGGTGTGCATTTTGAGCATAAGTTTCCTTTTGACCCGAGTGATTTTGTTCATTTTCGCAACCGGGTTGGGGAAGATGGAATCGCCAAGATATTTGCCTACAGTGTAAAGTTGCATGGTGTTGAAGTATCCCGCAAGTCAAGATTTGTATTATCGGATACGACGGTTCAGGAGAATAACACCACTTTTCCTACAGATGCCAAGCTGTGTAAAAAAGTGATTGACAAGTGTAATGCAATCGCTCAAAAAGAAGGGATTACACAACGTCAGCGCTACACGCGTGAAAGCAAACAATTGGTTAGAGATACCTACAACGGTAAACATCCCAAACGTGCCAAAAAAGCACGTAAGGCAAAGAAGCGCTTGAAAACCATAGCCAATACTCAATTGCGAGAGCTGGATCGCAAAATGAGTGAAATGCAGAAAAAGAAATACGAAAATGATTTTGATCTTTACAAGCGAGCAGTGACTCAGCAGCAAGAGGATTCAAACAAGATTTACAGTCTTCATAAGCCGTTTACCCGTTGCATTGCCAAGGGCAAGCCTCATAAACCATACGAGTTTGGGAACAAAGTGGGACTGATAACCACGGGCAAAAAGGGGAAGAAAATCATTACTGCAATTCAGGCTTTTGTTGAAAACCCCTTTGATGGGCATACCATAGAGCCATTGCTTAATCAAATGGAAAATAACAACTTGAAATTACCGCAGGAATTGGCGTACGATCGGGGTGGCAAGGGGA includes the following:
- a CDS encoding IS5 family transposase; translated protein: MIGKLPEKGQRELFRPMLEDFIDMKHELALLSKKIDWSYFEREFSVYYSDKGAPSVPIRLMVGCLILKHLYNLGDERIPEYWVRDVYFQYFCGGVHFEHKFPFDPSDFVHFRNRVGEDGIAKIFAYSVKLHGVEVSRKSRFVLSDTTVQENNTTFPTDAKLCKKVIDKCNAIAQKEGITQRQRYTRESKQLVRDTYNGKHPKRAKKARKAKKRLKTIANTQLRELDRKMSEMQKKKYENDFDLYKRAVTQQQEDSNKIYSLHKPFTRCIAKGKPHKPYEFGNKVGLITTGKKGKKIITAIQAFVENPFDGHTIEPLLNQMENNNLKLPQELAYDRGGKGKSQIKGVQIITPGKPKMNDTNYQKQQKRKKCRARAAIEPIIGHLKTDFRMEQNYLLGEKGIQVNALMAATAWNLKKMMEKLKNELLRFILRILFRQNFDCFAA